Within Desulforegula conservatrix Mb1Pa, the genomic segment TTTCTCATCAGGAGATGATCGCGAGGCTGGTAGGAGAGCTTGCTGAAAGACTGGACAAACTCGAGAAAGAGGGCAGGGGACATATCAGGTCGTATGAAGGTGAAGACAGACGGCTGCTTCATACAGCTTTCCTATTCGAGCTTTTCTACAGGTTCAGAAAACGCATAGACAGCATGATTCAGGATCAGATCAAAGCTGGAAACAAGCCTGTCAAGGTAAGCTTTGCTGCCGAAGCAATGGAGCTTATGGCCAAGCGAGGTATCGAGAGGGGGAATCTCTTTGAGATGGCGTTTCAGCTAAGGCGGGCGTATTTTTTCATAGACAGGGCGCTGGTCGGCAGAAGCCCTTCCATGAAGCTCCTCAGGAAAAGCCTCTGGAACAATGTGTTCACACACAAGCTTCATCTTTATGACAAATATCTTTGGAACAGGATGGAGGATTTTTCTACCATTTTACTTGGCGAGACAGGAACAGGCAAGGGAACCGCGGCAATGGCGATAGGCAGATCCGGCTTTATTCCTTTTGACGCAGAGAACGCCCGTTTTGTTAACAGCTTTACTGATACCTTCACTTCACTCAATCTTTCCCAGTTTCCTGAAACAATTATCGAGTCAGAGCTGTTCGGCCATAAAAAAGGTTCGTTCACAGGAGCGGTTGAAGATTACAAAGGATTTCTCGCAAGATGTTCACCTTATGGAGCAATATTTCTGGATGAAATAGGAGACGTTTCAGCCCATGTCCAGATTAAGCTTTTGAATGTTCTCCAGGAAAGAGAGTTCTACCCTGTGGGCAGCCATGAAAGCATAAGATTCCACGGAAGGGTAATAGCAGCCACAAACAGATCCCTTGAAAAACTTAGAGAAAGCGGTTTCAGGGAGGATTTTTATTACAGGCTCTGTTCAGACCAGATAACAATGCCAGCGCTCAGGGAAAGAATCAGGGAAAACCCCTCAGAGCTTGATGATCTACTTTCACACACGATAAACCGGCTTGTGGGATCGCCTTCTCCCGAGCTTTTTGAAATGTCGAAAAACGTGATAATGGATCGTCTTGGCCCTAATTATTCATGG encodes:
- a CDS encoding sigma 54-interacting transcriptional regulator; this encodes MAKKHRLTDSERKYFEMIWTAGMTNPFSDERKKIDFAIAGAFPDVSHQEMIARLVGELAERLDKLEKEGRGHIRSYEGEDRRLLHTAFLFELFYRFRKRIDSMIQDQIKAGNKPVKVSFAAEAMELMAKRGIERGNLFEMAFQLRRAYFFIDRALVGRSPSMKLLRKSLWNNVFTHKLHLYDKYLWNRMEDFSTILLGETGTGKGTAAMAIGRSGFIPFDAENARFVNSFTDTFTSLNLSQFPETIIESELFGHKKGSFTGAVEDYKGFLARCSPYGAIFLDEIGDVSAHVQIKLLNVLQEREFYPVGSHESIRFHGRVIAATNRSLEKLRESGFREDFYYRLCSDQITMPALRERIRENPSELDDLLSHTINRLVGSPSPELFEMSKNVIMDRLGPNYSWPGNVRELEQCVRRIILTSSYEGHKPSGGPESTVSILKRGVEEGTLTATDLLSGYCAGLYEVSRTYGDVARKTGLDWRTVKKYVDDWNTAKNR